One window from the genome of Pieris napi chromosome 3, ilPieNapi1.2, whole genome shotgun sequence encodes:
- the LOC125063169 gene encoding proline-rich protein 4-like, which produces MRLLRSTLILAVAISLATAEEKAEKDTKAESSNVEDSKKQDKRGLSDLYGDHGYGGGYGGGYGGGYGGSYSGGYGSFGSHGGFGGSLGGFEGGIGHGHEEHEKTVTIVKNVAVPYPVEKHIPVPVEKHVPYPVKVPVPHPYPVYKTVHYPVKEYIKVPEYISKPYPVEKEVAVPVKVHVDRPVPVKVYEHVPYPVEKHVPVPVKVHVPHPYPVEKHVPFPVKVPVKVNVPYPVEKIVHYPVHVHVDHPRPVPVEKPVPVPVEKPVPYPVEKPVPYPVKVHVDRPVPVHVEKPVPYPVKVHVPAPYPVEKVIPYPVEKKVPIPVKVPVDRPVPVHIEKHVPYPVEKHVPYPVKIPVPIVHHEEQHGGGYGGGYGGGYGGGNGGGYGGGYGGGYGGGNSGGSSGGSYGGHEGLSGGFHEEGLSGGFEGYGGHEGGNEGYGGHEGGLEGLEGHSLGSYENGHEYHH; this is translated from the exons ATGAGGCTACTG AGGTCTACCTTAATCTTGGCCGTGGCTATTAGCCTGGCCACGGCAGAGGAGAAGGCGGAGAAGGACACAAAGGCTGAATCCAGCAATGTTGAAGACAGCAAAAAACAAGACAAAAGAGGTTTATCTGACTTATATGGCGACCACGGCTACGGCGGTGGTTACGGCGGCGGTTATGGCGGTGGTTACGGCGGGTCTTACAGTGGTGGATACGGAAGCTTTGGCAGCCATGGCGGCTTCGGAGGATCTCTAGGAGGTTTTGAAGGAGGCATCGGGCATGGCCATGAAGAACATGAAAAGACTGTGACAATTGTGAAAAACGTCGCAGTACCATACCCCGTTGAAAAACACATCCCTGTACCAGTGGAAAAGCACGTCCCATACCCAGTGAAAGTGCCTGTGCCTCATCCGTACCCCGTGTACAAAACGGTTCACTACCCGGTAAAAGAGTATATCAAAGTACCCGAGTACATTTCAAAGCCATATCCCGTGGAAAAGGAAGTAGCTGTTCCAGTGAAGGTCCACGTTGACAGACCAGTGCCAGTCAAAGTTTACGAGCACGTTCCTTACCCAGTGGAAAAACATGTCCCCGTTCCTGTCAAAGTTCACGTACCCCACCCCTACCCGGTAGAGAAACACGTACCATTCCCGGTTAAGGTTCCAGTTAAGGTAAACGTACCGTACCCAGTAGAGAAGATAGTCCACTACCCTGTACACGTACATGTCGACCACCCAAGGCCCGTACCAGTTGAGAAGCCTGTGCCAGTACCAGTCGAGAAGCCAGTTCCCTACCCCGTGGAGAAACCTGTACCTTACCCAGTGAAAGTACATGTAGACCGCCCAGTACCAGTGCACGTAGAGAAACCAGTGCCTTATCCAGTCAAGGTTCACGTACCGGCTCCTTACCCAGTCGAAAAAGTCATCCCCTACCCGGTCGAAAAGAAAGTGCCTATTCCAGTGAAGGTGCCAGTTGACAGACCAGTGCCGGTCCATATCGAGAAACATGTACCGTACCCAGTTGAAAAGCATGTACCCTACCCAGTTAAGATCCCGGTACCAATTGTGCACCACGAAGAGCAACATGGCGGTGGTTACGGCGGTGGTTACGGCGGAGGTTACGGCGGTGGTAACGGCGGTGGTTACGGCGGTGGTTACGGCGGTGGTTACGGCGGTGGTAACAGCGGTGGCAGCAGCGGTGGTAGCTATGGAGGCCATGAGGGCTTAAGTGGTGGCTTTCATGAAGAAGGATTGAGTGGCGGCTTTGAAGGTTACGGTGGTCATGAAGGTGGTAATGAAGGTTACGGTGGCCATGAAGGTGGTCTTGAAGGGCTGGAAGGCCACAGCTTAGGAAGTTACGAGAATGGTCATGAATACCATCATTAA
- the LOC125063171 gene encoding skin secretory protein xP2-like, which yields MKLMLVAASLVAVLALSLAEEAKAAEKEVAVTDNKVAADDKKHEKRGLIGLGYGHGGFDSGFGGSYGGSYGGGFGGGYGGYGGNGGYGGNGGYGGYGGHEEVHKTVTVVKNVPVPYPVEKHIPYPVEKHVPVPVKVPVPQPYPVVKHVPYTVKELVKVPVHVPQPYPVEKKVPYPVHVPVDRPVPVKVYVPQPYPVEKEVPYPVKVHVPAPYPVEKKVPYPVKVPVHVPAPYPVIKEVHVPYKVHVDRPYPVHISKPVPYPVEKPVPYPVEKPVPYPVKVPVDRPVPVHVEKPVPYPVKVHVPAPYPVEKHIPVPVEKHVPVPYKVLVDRPYPVHIEKHVPVHVEKPVPYPVKVPVFVGHGHEYGHHESY from the exons ATGAAGCTCATG CTCGTGGCCGCCAGTCTGGTGGCTGTCCTGGCTCTCTCTCTCGCCGAAGAAGCCAAGGCAGCAGAAAAAGAAGTGGCAGTAACCGACAACAAGGTGGCGGCTGACGacaaaaaacatgaaaaaCGTGGTCTCATAGGTCTCGGATACGGGCACGGAGGATTTGACAGTGGCTTCGGAGGAAGCTATGGAGGAAGCTATGGAGGCGGTTTTGGCGGTGGTTACGGCGGTTACGGTGGTAACGGTGGTTACGGTGGTAACGGTGGTTACGGTGGTTACGGTGGACACGAGGAAGTTCACAAAACCGTTACTGTTGTAAAGAACGTTCCTGTTCCTTACCCAGTTGAAAAACACATCCCATACCCAGTCGAGAAACACGTTCCTGTACCTGTCAAGGTGCCAGTGCCCCAACCTTACCCCGTAGTTAAGCACGTCCCATACACCGTTAAGGAACTAGTCAAAGTGCCTGTGCACGTTCCTCAGCCTTACCCAGTAGAGAAAAAAGTGCCCTACCCAGTTCATGTCCCTGTTGACAGACCAGTCCCAGTCAAAGTGTACGTTCCTCAACCCTACCCAGTGGAAAAGGAAGTACCGTACCCAGTAAAGGTTCATGTACCTGCTCCTTACCCAGTTGAAAAGAAGGTCCCCTACCCAGTAAAGGTTCCAGTTCATGTACCCGCTCCCTACCCCGTTATCAAGGAGGTCCACGTACCATACAAGGTCCACGTTGACAGGCCTTACCCTGTACACATCTCCAAACCTGTGCCTTACCCAGTAGAAAAGCCTGTACCCTACCCCGTTGAGAAGCCAGTCCCTTACCCCGTCAAGGTCCCAGTTGACCGCCCTGTACCAGTGCACGTTGAAAAACCAGTCCCCTACCCCGTGAAAGTCCACGTACCAGCGCCATACCCAGTTGAGAAACACATTCCCGTGCCAGTCGAGAAACACGTCCCAGTGCCCTACAAAGTCTTGGTAGACAGACCTTACCCAGTACACATTGAGAAACACGTTCCCGTTCATGTTGAGAAGCCAGTGCCCTACCCCGTTAAGGTACCTGTTTTCGTCGGCCACGGTCACGAGTACGGTCATCATGAAAGCTATTAA